The genomic segment CACCGCCGCCCCCACCGCGACCGGTGCCGGCGACCGCGAGTGGAGTTTCGACGAGCTGGCCGCGGCGTACGCCTACCCGGCCGGTCCGGGTCCCTGGCTGCGCGCCAACATGGTCACCACCCTGGACGGCGCCGCCCAGCACGACGGCCGCTCGCAGGCCATCTCGTCCCCCTCGGACATGCGGATCTTCGGCACCCTGCGGGGCCTCGCCGACGTCGTGATCGCCGGCGCCGGGACGGTACGTACGGAGGGGTACCGGCCTGCCCGCGCCCGCGAGGTGTTCGCCGCGCGGCGGGCGGCGGCCGGCCAGTCGCCCGCGCCCGCCGTCGCCGTGGTCAGCGGAAGCCTCGACCTGGACTTCTCGGCTCCGCTCTACACCGAGCCGCTGGTCCCGACCCTGGTGCTCACCGGCTCGGCCGCGCCGGCCGAGCGGGTCGCCGCGGCGGGCAAGGCCGGGGCCCGGGTGGTGGTCGCCGGTGAGGGCACCCGGGTCGACCCCGCGCGAGCCGTCCGGGAACTGGCCGCCCTCGGCCTGACCCGGCAGCTGACGGAGGGCGGGCCCCGGCTGCTCGGCCAGTTCGTCGCCGCGGGCGTCCTCGACGAGCTCTGCCTGACCGTCTCGCCGGTGCTGACCGCGGGCGAGGCGCAGCGGATCGCGGGCGGCCCGTCCGTACCGGTGCCGGAACGCTTCGCCCTGGTGGGGCTGCTGGAGGAGGACGGGTTCCTCTTCACCCGGTACCGCCGTCCCTGAGGTGGTACCGGACGTGGCCTCGGGCGGCCCGGGGACACCCGCCGACTCTTAACGGAATTTACCGTTCCGCTTGGCTTCCGCTGGGCACACTTACCT from the Streptomyces sp. NBC_01335 genome contains:
- a CDS encoding pyrimidine reductase family protein, giving the protein MRSLFPVTDLTVTAAPTATGAGDREWSFDELAAAYAYPAGPGPWLRANMVTTLDGAAQHDGRSQAISSPSDMRIFGTLRGLADVVIAGAGTVRTEGYRPARAREVFAARRAAAGQSPAPAVAVVSGSLDLDFSAPLYTEPLVPTLVLTGSAAPAERVAAAGKAGARVVVAGEGTRVDPARAVRELAALGLTRQLTEGGPRLLGQFVAAGVLDELCLTVSPVLTAGEAQRIAGGPSVPVPERFALVGLLEEDGFLFTRYRRP